A region of [Bacteroides] pectinophilus DNA encodes the following proteins:
- a CDS encoding ATP-dependent helicase encodes MNKSEAQIRAINHFNGPCQVIAGPGSGKTTVITHRTLSLIRDHGVSPSNILVITFTRMAAGEMKERFLRLAAKEDTAGRMTGEAGRVTFGTFHAVFFTILKHAYNYSAQNIVREEQQREAIRQSIARYQIETEDENEFISQLLAEISRVKSEGINPDMYYSINCSETVFRDIYRDYAHMLESNRLIDFDDMLVYCYELLSKRPDILKAWQNKFRYILVDEFQDINRMQYEVVKLLAGKTQNIFIVGDDDQSIYGFRGAKPEIMLNFERDFKNVMRIKLDVNYRSTPQIVNSARRVIEHNIKRFKKDIRTVNATGEPVDVRNFQDTIAENSAIVDMIRREVSAGNAAYSDIAVLTRTNIGGRQLMGKFIEYNIPFVTRDSIPNLYEHWIAKNIFAYIRLAMGSRSRDTFLQVMNRPKRYISRDMLMEEVVDFNILKSRYSDRDWMVERIADLEGDIKVLERCSPLAAVNYIRRAIGYDCYLREYSAERRISEDDLFAVIDELQESASQFNTYDEWFAYIEQYTEEIKTQTAKHYGRSADSNAVTICTMHSAKGLEYPEVFIIDANEGVTPYSKAALDEEIEEERRMFYVAMTRAKSRLHVYSVRERYNKTLEVSRFVKEILK; translated from the coding sequence ATGAATAAAAGCGAAGCCCAGATACGGGCAATTAATCATTTTAATGGACCGTGTCAGGTAATTGCCGGTCCCGGTTCGGGCAAGACTACTGTGATTACGCACAGAACACTCAGCCTTATACGGGACCATGGGGTATCGCCATCGAATATTCTCGTAATTACATTTACAAGAATGGCGGCAGGCGAGATGAAGGAAAGATTCTTAAGGCTTGCCGCAAAAGAAGATACTGCAGGAAGAATGACAGGAGAAGCAGGCCGCGTGACGTTTGGTACGTTTCACGCGGTATTTTTTACTATTCTGAAGCATGCATATAATTACAGTGCACAGAATATAGTGCGTGAAGAGCAGCAGCGTGAAGCTATCAGACAGAGCATAGCAAGATATCAGATTGAGACGGAAGATGAGAATGAATTCATTTCACAGCTTCTGGCAGAGATAAGCAGGGTTAAGAGTGAGGGAATCAATCCCGATATGTATTATTCAATTAACTGTTCTGAGACTGTATTCAGGGATATATACAGGGATTATGCACATATGCTTGAAAGTAACAGGCTTATAGATTTTGATGATATGCTTGTGTATTGTTATGAGCTGCTTTCAAAAAGACCGGACATTCTAAAGGCATGGCAGAATAAATTTAGATATATTCTTGTGGATGAGTTCCAGGATATCAACAGGATGCAGTATGAGGTGGTAAAGCTCCTTGCCGGAAAGACACAGAATATATTTATTGTAGGCGATGATGACCAGAGCATATATGGATTCCGCGGTGCTAAACCTGAGATTATGCTTAATTTTGAACGTGATTTCAAGAATGTGATGAGAATAAAGCTTGATGTGAATTACAGGTCAACTCCGCAGATTGTTAATTCGGCAAGGCGTGTAATTGAGCATAATATCAAACGCTTCAAAAAAGATATAAGAACAGTTAATGCCACCGGAGAGCCTGTAGATGTGAGAAATTTTCAGGATACTATAGCAGAGAATTCAGCCATAGTGGATATGATAAGACGGGAAGTAAGCGCCGGCAATGCAGCGTACAGTGATATTGCCGTACTTACAAGAACTAATATCGGCGGACGACAGCTTATGGGTAAGTTTATTGAATATAACATACCTTTTGTTACAAGAGACAGCATCCCCAATCTGTATGAACATTGGATAGCAAAAAATATATTTGCGTATATAAGGCTTGCAATGGGATCAAGAAGCCGTGATACATTTTTGCAGGTAATGAACAGACCTAAGCGTTATATAAGCCGTGATATGCTTATGGAAGAGGTTGTTGATTTTAATATCCTGAAGAGCAGATATTCAGACAGGGACTGGATGGTTGAACGTATAGCAGACCTGGAGGGAGACATTAAGGTACTTGAAAGGTGCAGTCCGCTGGCGGCAGTTAATTATATAAGGCGTGCAATCGGATATGACTGCTATCTCAGGGAATATTCGGCGGAACGAAGGATAAGTGAAGATGATCTGTTTGCTGTTATCGATGAATTACAGGAGAGTGCATCACAGTTCAATACATATGATGAATGGTTCGCATATATTGAACAGTACACTGAAGAGATTAAGACACAGACGGCTAAGCACTATGGCAGGAGTGCCGACAGCAATGCGGTAACAATATGCACGATGCACAGTGCTAAAGGGCTTGAGTACCCGGAAGTGTTCATTATAGATGCTAATGAAGGCGTTACGCCATACAGCAAGGCGGCGCTTGATGAGGAGATAGAGGAAGAGCGCAGGATGTTCTATGTTGCAATGACAAGAGCAAAGTCGCGGCTTCATGTGTATTCTGTACGTGAGAGATATAACAAAACACTCGAAGTATCGAGATTTGTAAAAGAAATTTTAAAATAA
- a CDS encoding cation-translocating P-type ATPase has translation MKDNKELYRMSKEELFMYMKADGNGLTTDAASEILEEKGHNVISESKKKSALAVFFGQFKDMLVIILIMAAVISMFSGNAESTAVIFAVIIMNAVLGTIQYVKAEKSLESLKAMSAPHARVLRDGRKIEIPAENVVPGDVLLLDAGDMVAADGRVLCSYSLQVNESSLTGESTSVDKTDRVPEGEAGIADRTNMVYSGSLVTYGRAEILVTATGMETEMGKIAGLMNATKEKKTPLQVSLDDFSRKLAIAIMIISAIVFGIRIYQRQPLLESLMFAVALAVAAIPEALGSIVTIVQAMGTQKMAADNAVMKELKAVESLGCVSVICSDKTGTLTQNRMTVENVYIDGACINPDEIDIKKQLHRYLLYIAILNNDSSIDGEKGIGDPTEYCLLTMARNAGLSNAGISEENIRQLMPRMAELPFDSDRKMMSTKYMIHNIPMILTKGATDIILERTENIAVSDGVRPITPDDRKKIYRQNEIFSEQGQRVLAFAYKETDNSQRLEPDDESGYTFVGLAAMTDPPREESENAVMEAKSAGIKTVMITGDHKVTAKAIAERIGIFEDGDIAVTGQELDRMTDEELDGIIENVSVYARVSPENKIRIVEHWQKKGRIVAMTGDGVNDAPALKKADIGIAMGITGTEVSKDAASMILTDDNFATIIKAVLNGRNVFRNIKNAIQFLLSGNMAAIMVVLYCSVAALPTPFEPVHLLFINLLTDSLPALAIGMEPVDKSLMKQRPRNPKEGIITRDFALNLLLYGVMIAVSTLTGFYTGLSVNAATASTMAFAVLTLARLFHGFNCRSSKSLNRIGIGSNKWSIAAFAAGTLLLAIVLTVPALGRLFCIAPLGMAQITMIIILALIPSLIIQMSRIVRGR, from the coding sequence ATGAAAGATAACAAAGAATTATACCGTATGAGCAAAGAAGAACTGTTTATGTACATGAAAGCTGACGGCAACGGACTTACAACTGATGCTGCCAGTGAGATACTTGAAGAAAAAGGGCATAATGTAATTAGCGAATCTAAAAAGAAAAGTGCATTGGCGGTATTTTTTGGACAATTTAAAGATATGCTTGTAATAATTCTTATTATGGCGGCAGTGATATCAATGTTTTCAGGGAATGCGGAAAGTACTGCGGTAATATTTGCAGTAATAATCATGAATGCAGTGCTGGGAACAATCCAGTATGTCAAAGCTGAAAAGTCACTGGAATCATTGAAAGCAATGTCAGCTCCTCATGCGAGAGTATTAAGGGACGGCAGAAAAATAGAAATTCCGGCTGAGAATGTGGTGCCGGGAGATGTTCTTTTATTAGACGCGGGGGATATGGTTGCAGCAGACGGAAGAGTCCTGTGTTCTTATTCACTTCAGGTGAATGAAAGTTCACTTACCGGTGAGTCAACTAGTGTTGATAAGACAGACAGGGTGCCGGAAGGAGAAGCAGGAATTGCTGACAGAACCAATATGGTGTATTCCGGAAGTCTTGTCACATACGGAAGGGCAGAGATACTTGTGACGGCAACAGGTATGGAAACTGAGATGGGTAAGATTGCAGGGCTGATGAATGCAACCAAAGAGAAAAAGACTCCGCTTCAGGTAAGTCTTGATGATTTCAGCAGGAAGCTTGCAATAGCAATAATGATTATATCAGCAATTGTTTTTGGTATAAGAATATATCAGAGACAGCCGCTGCTTGAGTCCCTTATGTTTGCAGTTGCATTGGCAGTTGCCGCAATACCGGAGGCCCTGGGCTCAATAGTTACGATTGTTCAGGCTATGGGCACACAGAAAATGGCAGCAGATAACGCAGTAATGAAGGAACTGAAGGCGGTTGAGAGCCTTGGATGTGTATCTGTAATCTGTTCGGATAAGACCGGTACGCTTACACAGAACAGAATGACTGTTGAGAATGTATATATAGATGGTGCCTGCATAAATCCTGATGAAATTGACATAAAAAAGCAGCTCCACAGATATCTGCTGTATATTGCTATACTTAATAACGATTCTTCTATAGATGGGGAAAAGGGGATAGGGGATCCGACGGAATACTGTCTGCTTACAATGGCACGTAATGCCGGACTTAGCAACGCAGGCATATCGGAAGAAAATATAAGACAGCTTATGCCGAGAATGGCAGAACTCCCTTTTGATTCGGACAGGAAGATGATGAGTACCAAATATATGATTCATAACATTCCTATGATACTTACAAAAGGTGCAACAGATATAATTCTTGAGAGAACAGAGAATATTGCTGTATCTGACGGCGTACGTCCTATAACGCCGGATGACAGGAAAAAGATATACAGGCAGAATGAGATTTTCTCAGAACAGGGTCAGAGAGTTCTTGCATTTGCATATAAAGAGACAGACAACAGCCAGAGACTTGAACCGGATGATGAGAGCGGATATACGTTTGTCGGACTTGCCGCAATGACAGACCCTCCGAGGGAAGAATCGGAAAATGCAGTTATGGAAGCAAAATCTGCAGGAATAAAAACAGTTATGATAACAGGGGACCATAAGGTTACAGCAAAAGCCATAGCCGAAAGAATCGGAATATTTGAAGATGGCGATATTGCGGTTACAGGTCAGGAGCTTGACAGAATGACAGATGAAGAGCTTGATGGCATAATTGAAAATGTCAGCGTGTATGCAAGAGTCTCGCCGGAGAATAAAATACGTATTGTAGAGCACTGGCAGAAAAAAGGAAGAATAGTAGCGATGACGGGAGATGGTGTTAATGATGCACCGGCACTTAAAAAAGCTGATATCGGAATTGCAATGGGAATAACAGGTACAGAAGTATCAAAGGATGCGGCATCAATGATACTTACGGATGATAATTTTGCCACAATAATAAAGGCTGTGCTTAACGGAAGAAATGTATTCAGAAATATCAAAAACGCAATCCAGTTTCTGCTTTCGGGTAATATGGCAGCAATAATGGTGGTGCTGTACTGTTCTGTTGCTGCATTGCCAACGCCGTTTGAACCGGTGCATCTGCTCTTTATAAACCTGCTTACAGATTCACTTCCGGCACTTGCGATAGGTATGGAGCCGGTAGATAAGTCGCTGATGAAGCAAAGACCAAGGAATCCAAAGGAAGGAATAATTACACGTGATTTTGCATTAAACCTTCTGCTCTATGGTGTAATGATTGCTGTATCAACACTTACAGGATTTTATACAGGCCTGTCTGTGAATGCAGCTACGGCAAGCACGATGGCATTCGCGGTACTCACACTTGCAAGACTTTTTCATGGATTTAACTGCAGAAGCAGCAAATCTCTGAACAGAATAGGAATAGGAAGCAATAAATGGAGTATTGCTGCATTTGCGGCAGGAACATTGCTGCTTGCAATTGTGCTCACAGTTCCGGCACTTGGAAGACTGTTCTGTATCGCACCGCTTGGAATGGCACAGATTACAATGATTATAATACTGGCACTTATACCGTCACTTATTATCCAAATGTCAAGGATAGTGCGTGGAAGATAG
- a CDS encoding Lrp/AsnC family transcriptional regulator — MDKIDKKLVTLLQENARMPLKVLAEKVFLSSPAVSARIERLEKEEIIVGYEAKINQLKLGYHITAFINLEIAPVQKPEFYPFIKSCPNVIECNCVTGNYSMLLKVAFPSTMELDTFIGQLQKFGRTSTQIVFSTPVEPRGIDVNAEMPDDK, encoded by the coding sequence ATGGATAAAATTGATAAAAAGCTTGTCACACTTCTGCAGGAAAATGCAAGAATGCCGCTCAAGGTTCTTGCCGAAAAAGTATTTCTTTCATCCCCTGCGGTATCTGCCAGAATTGAACGTCTTGAAAAAGAAGAGATTATAGTAGGCTATGAGGCTAAGATTAACCAGCTCAAATTAGGCTACCACATAACAGCATTCATCAATCTTGAGATTGCACCCGTACAGAAGCCGGAATTCTATCCTTTTATCAAATCATGCCCTAATGTAATAGAATGCAACTGTGTTACCGGTAATTATTCGATGCTGCTTAAGGTTGCATTTCCAAGCACTATGGAACTTGATACTTTCATCGGCCAGCTGCAGAAATTCGGCAGAACAAGCACGCAGATTGTATTCTCTACGCCTGTCGAGCCACGCGGAATCGATGTAAATGCAGAGATGCCTGACGATAAATAA
- a CDS encoding DUF1292 domain-containing protein produces the protein MAKNHNEDDEEMTLVLTLDEGDVECSILTIYECGGKDYIVVLPKDKDGNPKDEVYIYRYLEDEEGNPSIEYIDDEEEYEAAADRYDELLDEAEYEELAGDDEE, from the coding sequence ATGGCTAAGAATCATAACGAAGATGATGAAGAGATGACACTTGTACTCACACTTGACGAGGGGGATGTTGAGTGTTCAATACTTACAATATATGAATGCGGCGGAAAGGATTACATTGTAGTGCTGCCGAAGGACAAGGACGGCAATCCCAAGGATGAGGTGTATATATACAGATATCTTGAGGATGAGGAAGGTAATCCATCAATAGAATATATTGATGACGAGGAAGAATATGAGGCTGCTGCTGACAGATACGACGAACTTCTTGATGAAGCAGAGTATGAAGAGCTTGCAGGGGATGACGAAGAGTAA
- a CDS encoding MoxR family ATPase — translation MQAGINDIRKNMAGVIVGKEKVTDYILTAMLASGHVLLEDVPGTGKTLIAKTLAKSVDAQFSRIQFTPDLVPSDVTGIHYYNQKAGEFVLRKGPVFANIVLADEINRATPRTQSSMLECMEERQVTIDDETLKLEEPFVVIATQNPIETAGTFALPEAQLDRFMMKISMGYPDRDGELLMMNRFLSDNPAESIRPVCTKQDIIKMQDESQKVYIHPHLMEYIADIVRMTRELPEAAIGVSPRGTLTMLRAVRAYAYINSRDYVVPEDIRELAVPVLAHRIVLKSGAVMKDNRKAMVEAILDRCPLKTEDWNTQHD, via the coding sequence ATGCAGGCTGGAATTAATGATATTAGAAAAAATATGGCAGGAGTGATTGTCGGCAAGGAGAAGGTTACGGATTATATACTTACGGCAATGCTTGCCAGTGGACATGTTCTCCTTGAAGATGTTCCGGGAACAGGTAAGACTTTAATCGCGAAGACACTGGCAAAGTCAGTTGATGCGCAGTTCTCGCGTATACAGTTTACACCGGATCTTGTGCCTTCAGATGTTACGGGAATACATTATTATAATCAGAAAGCAGGCGAGTTTGTATTAAGAAAGGGACCTGTGTTTGCCAATATAGTTCTTGCGGATGAGATAAACAGGGCGACACCGAGAACGCAGTCAAGCATGCTTGAATGTATGGAGGAAAGACAGGTTACTATAGATGATGAGACGCTTAAGCTTGAAGAACCGTTCGTGGTTATAGCGACACAGAATCCTATCGAGACAGCAGGTACGTTTGCATTGCCTGAAGCACAGCTTGACAGATTTATGATGAAGATTTCAATGGGATATCCGGACAGGGATGGGGAACTGCTTATGATGAACAGATTTCTGTCAGATAACCCGGCAGAGAGCATAAGACCTGTATGCACAAAACAGGATATTATAAAAATGCAGGATGAATCCCAGAAGGTATATATACATCCGCATCTTATGGAGTATATTGCTGACATAGTCAGGATGACAAGGGAACTTCCGGAAGCAGCAATAGGTGTCAGTCCGAGAGGAACGCTTACAATGCTTCGTGCTGTAAGGGCATATGCATATATTAATTCAAGAGATTATGTCGTGCCTGAGGATATACGCGAACTTGCTGTTCCTGTTCTTGCACACAGAATAGTTCTGAAGTCAGGAGCAGTCATGAAGGACAACAGAAAAGCAATGGTAGAGGCAATACTTGACAGGTGTCCGCTTAAGACTGAAGACTGGAATACACAGCATGATTAG
- a CDS encoding DUF58 domain-containing protein: MEIVIMLAAAAAVYLGLSGIYTHIWTKNLEADVRFSTDSAVCGDEIEIVEVISNDKWLPLPFVNVKFQMDRKLEFEGEDSNSSVTDKSYKNDVFSLLFHQRITRRLPVRCRRRGVYCIDSIELVSKGIFMNQVMSCQKYMHRELIVYPKIADVNGIDILSRNVLGDIITRRAMYEDPFEIRGIRDYTTYDSMKMINWKATARTLGLKVNIHDYTSSRKVCIIMNLKPDGMIINGALQEESISIVAGLVQRLSAQGVVTGIVSNGRDRVTGTELIVDGAQGLAHIKTVNTCLARIDLNLDMEPVENLFDRIDEQSVCIMVSPGTNKALQSGYNDMCRQGKAVSWILPYHDGMDTGLQFCPDVSVTPWEVARYE, from the coding sequence ATGGAGATAGTTATAATGCTTGCAGCTGCAGCAGCAGTATATCTTGGGCTGTCAGGAATATATACGCACATATGGACAAAGAATCTTGAGGCGGATGTACGATTCTCGACAGATTCAGCAGTGTGCGGTGATGAGATTGAGATTGTTGAAGTCATTTCCAATGACAAGTGGCTTCCTCTTCCTTTTGTCAATGTAAAGTTCCAGATGGACAGAAAGCTTGAATTTGAAGGAGAAGACTCTAATTCGAGTGTTACGGATAAGTCATATAAAAATGATGTGTTTTCTCTGCTTTTTCATCAGAGGATAACCAGGAGACTTCCGGTACGGTGCAGGCGGAGAGGAGTCTATTGTATAGACAGCATTGAGCTTGTCTCAAAGGGAATATTCATGAATCAGGTCATGAGCTGTCAGAAGTATATGCACAGGGAGCTTATTGTGTATCCGAAGATTGCAGACGTAAACGGAATAGATATCCTGAGCAGAAATGTGCTTGGAGACATAATAACCAGGCGTGCGATGTATGAAGATCCGTTTGAGATACGTGGCATACGCGATTATACAACTTATGATTCAATGAAGATGATTAACTGGAAGGCTACTGCAAGGACACTCGGACTTAAAGTTAACATTCATGACTATACATCAAGCAGGAAAGTCTGCATTATCATGAATCTTAAGCCTGATGGCATGATTATAAATGGAGCACTGCAGGAAGAGAGCATATCGATTGTGGCAGGACTTGTACAGAGGCTTAGTGCGCAGGGCGTAGTCACGGGGATAGTCAGCAATGGACGTGACCGTGTTACAGGTACAGAACTTATTGTAGACGGAGCACAGGGACTTGCACATATTAAGACGGTTAATACATGCCTTGCGCGGATTGATCTCAATCTTGATATGGAGCCGGTTGAGAATCTGTTTGACAGAATAGATGAGCAGTCCGTATGTATTATGGTATCTCCGGGAACCAATAAAGCTCTTCAGTCAGGATACAATGATATGTGCAGACAGGGAAAAGCCGTATCATGGATACTGCCATATCATGATGGAATGGATACCGGACTGCAGTTTTGTCCGGATGTATCCGTAACACCATGGGAGGTGGCAAGATATGAGTAA
- a CDS encoding 2-isopropylmalate synthase, whose protein sequence is MFDYRQYKKTYFMPPVDCYDWVKKDCIDKAPIWCSVDLRDGNQALIEPMSLEEKLEFFEMLVKIGFKEIEVGFPAASDTEYQFLRALIERNMIPDDVTIQVLTQAREHIIRKTFEACKGAPNTIVHVYNSTSVAQREQVFRKSKEEIKQIAVDGAKLLKELADKTEGNFSFKYSPESFSQTEVDYALDVCNAVIDVWQPTPEHKAYINLPTTVECAMPHVFASQVEYMSKNMHNRDSIILSIHPHNDRGCGISDAELGVLAGADSVEGTLFGNGERTGNVDIMVLAMNMYSQGFDPKLDLSDMPGIAATYERLTQMNIHMRHPYCGKLVFAAFSGSHQDAIAKGMEWRKEKDMDHWNVPYLPINPEDVGRTYDSDVIRINSQSGKGGVAYVLDQSFGIKVPKKMREDLGYAVKAVSDVEHKELSPEEIHDIFEKRYKKFVPDFDIVEVHFRQVDGIQTTVTVEQDGVRSVIEAGGNGRLDAVSNALAKHFDRSCRIICYEEHALQDGSDSSAIAYVGIEGGDGRNYFGIGIDPDIIRASIDALVSAMNRSMQ, encoded by the coding sequence ATGTTTGATTACAGACAGTACAAGAAGACTTATTTTATGCCACCCGTGGATTGCTATGACTGGGTTAAGAAGGACTGCATCGATAAGGCCCCTATATGGTGTTCTGTAGATTTAAGAGACGGCAATCAGGCACTTATCGAGCCGATGAGCCTTGAGGAGAAGCTGGAGTTCTTCGAGATGCTTGTCAAGATTGGCTTTAAGGAGATAGAGGTAGGCTTCCCTGCTGCTTCAGATACAGAGTACCAGTTCTTGAGAGCACTTATTGAACGCAATATGATTCCTGATGATGTTACAATCCAGGTACTTACACAGGCAAGAGAGCATATCATCCGCAAGACATTTGAAGCATGCAAGGGTGCTCCTAATACGATAGTACATGTATATAACTCTACATCTGTTGCACAAAGAGAGCAGGTATTCAGAAAGTCTAAGGAAGAGATTAAGCAGATTGCAGTAGATGGAGCGAAGCTTCTTAAGGAACTTGCAGACAAGACAGAGGGCAACTTCTCATTCAAGTACAGTCCTGAGAGCTTCTCACAGACAGAGGTTGATTATGCACTTGATGTATGTAATGCGGTTATTGATGTATGGCAGCCTACACCGGAGCATAAGGCTTATATTAATCTCCCTACAACAGTTGAATGTGCAATGCCTCACGTATTTGCAAGCCAGGTAGAGTATATGTCCAAGAATATGCATAACCGTGATTCAATCATTCTTTCAATTCATCCGCATAATGACAGAGGCTGCGGCATCAGCGATGCAGAGCTTGGTGTGCTTGCAGGTGCGGACAGCGTTGAAGGTACTCTGTTCGGCAATGGTGAGAGAACAGGTAATGTAGACATTATGGTACTGGCAATGAATATGTATTCACAGGGCTTTGATCCTAAACTGGACCTGTCAGATATGCCGGGTATTGCAGCAACATATGAGAGACTTACACAGATGAATATACATATGCGTCATCCTTATTGCGGTAAGCTTGTATTTGCTGCATTCTCAGGTTCTCATCAGGATGCAATTGCCAAGGGAATGGAGTGGAGAAAAGAAAAAGACATGGATCACTGGAATGTGCCATATCTGCCAATTAATCCTGAAGATGTAGGACGTACATATGACAGCGATGTAATAAGAATAAACAGCCAGTCAGGTAAGGGTGGAGTTGCATATGTGCTTGATCAGAGCTTCGGAATTAAGGTGCCTAAGAAGATGAGAGAGGATCTTGGATACGCAGTCAAGGCTGTATCTGATGTTGAACATAAGGAACTTTCACCTGAAGAGATTCATGATATATTTGAGAAGAGATATAAGAAGTTTGTACCTGATTTTGATATTGTCGAGGTACATTTCAGACAGGTTGACGGTATCCAGACAACTGTAACTGTAGAGCAGGATGGAGTAAGGAGTGTTATCGAAGCAGGCGGTAACGGCCGTCTTGATGCGGTTAGCAATGCACTTGCAAAGCATTTTGACAGATCATGCAGAATTATCTGCTATGAGGAGCATGCACTTCAGGATGGTTCTGATTCAAGTGCTATCGCTTATGTGGGAATTGAAGGCGGCGATGGCAGGAACTACTTTGGTATAGGTATAGATCCCGATATTATCAGAGCCTCAATTGACGCACTTGTATCAGCCATGAACAGGAGCATGCAGTAA
- a CDS encoding Maf family protein produces the protein MKPDRIVLASGSPRRKQLLEQVGMKFDIIVSDVEEIVTKTLPKDVVCELSAQKAQAVYDRLEDTKNVLVIGADTVVSAENRILGKPHDRDDAFRMLKLIQGESHSVFTGVTLIHNDTAETFAVETKVHVMPMTDEQIYAYIDTKEPMDKAGAYGIQGRFAAYVSGIDGDYNNVVGLPVAAICDKLRSDGYEI, from the coding sequence ATGAAGCCGGACAGAATTGTGCTTGCAAGCGGTTCGCCAAGAAGAAAGCAGCTGCTTGAGCAGGTTGGCATGAAGTTTGATATTATTGTAAGTGATGTTGAGGAAATAGTGACAAAGACGCTTCCGAAAGATGTGGTTTGTGAACTGTCTGCGCAGAAGGCGCAGGCAGTATATGACCGGCTGGAAGATACAAAGAATGTACTTGTTATAGGTGCGGATACTGTTGTAAGTGCAGAGAACAGGATACTTGGTAAGCCTCATGACAGGGATGATGCATTCAGGATGCTTAAGCTGATTCAGGGAGAAAGCCACAGTGTATTCACGGGAGTGACACTGATTCATAATGATACGGCAGAGACATTTGCTGTAGAGACAAAGGTTCATGTAATGCCGATGACTGATGAGCAGATATATGCATATATAGATACTAAGGAGCCTATGGACAAAGCGGGTGCATATGGAATACAGGGGCGCTTTGCCGCATATGTAAGCGGAATAGACGGAGATTATAATAATGTTGTGGGGCTGCCTGTAGCAGCAATATGTGACAAACTCAGGAGTGACGGATATGAGATATAA
- a CDS encoding HAD family hydrolase, which translates to MRYKACIFDLDGTTTDSVGAIAHTANLVLEKYGLPAQPEEAYKHFAGDGQFELIKRALRAAGDTKLEYYDAVMADYIEEFRTGCTYNVVPYDGILPMLEELKHMGIKTATLSNKRHDNVIHVVETVFGDGLFDVVMGQSDDIPKKPAPDGVYKILDKLGVDVSQCLYIGDTNTDIFTGKNAGVDTVGVTWGFRGREELEEAGAVYIVDSPEQILEICR; encoded by the coding sequence ATGAGATATAAAGCATGCATCTTTGACCTTGATGGTACAACAACCGATTCTGTCGGAGCAATTGCGCATACAGCGAATCTTGTGCTTGAAAAATACGGACTGCCTGCACAGCCGGAAGAAGCATATAAGCATTTTGCAGGAGACGGTCAGTTTGAACTCATTAAAAGAGCATTGAGAGCTGCGGGAGATACTAAGCTTGAATATTATGATGCTGTTATGGCAGATTACATTGAAGAGTTCAGGACAGGCTGTACCTACAATGTTGTTCCTTATGACGGGATACTGCCAATGCTTGAAGAACTTAAGCATATGGGGATAAAGACTGCAACACTCAGTAACAAGAGGCATGATAATGTTATACACGTAGTTGAAACGGTATTCGGAGACGGACTTTTTGATGTTGTGATGGGGCAGTCCGATGACATCCCCAAAAAACCGGCACCAGACGGAGTATATAAAATTCTTGACAAGCTGGGTGTTGATGTATCACAATGTCTGTATATCGGAGATACTAATACGGATATATTCACGGGAAAGAATGCCGGAGTTGATACTGTCGGAGTAACATGGGGCTTCAGAGGAAGAGAAGAACTTGAAGAAGCCGGAGCTGTATATATCGTAGATTCTCCTGAACAGATATTGGAGATATGCAGATGA